The DNA segment TCCGCGAAGCAGTAGGGATTCACCGGGGCCTCCTTCGCGGAGTACTCCGGCAGGACCACCGGATAGCGGGCCTGGCGGGCCTTGCACCAGGCGAGGAAGTCGCGGTGCGCCGGCGGAATGTCGTGGTTGCCCGCCGCCTCCAGCAGTGCGTCCAGGAAGGCCTTCAGATCAGCTTCCACCGGCAGGTCGATCCGCAGGGTCGGTTTCCGCAGTTCCGCCGGATCGACGTCCACCATCACCTTGAAGGCTGCGCGGGCGAAGGCGTCCCAGTTGTAGCTGATCTGGCGGATGTTCAGCCGGCAGCCCAGGACGAGGAGGAAATCCGAGTTCTGGACGGCAAAATTCCCCGGTCGATCCCCCACCGTTCCGGGCCGCCCCACGTAGCAGGGATGGCTGTTGGGCAGCAGGTCGTGGGCGTTGAAGGCCGTCGCCACGGGGATTCCCAGGCGGTCCACCACGGCTCGGAAGGCCTCATAGGCGCCGGCGATGCGCACGCCCGTTCCCGGCAGGATCACGGGTCGCCGGGCGGCCCGCAGCCGCTGCAGAACCTCTTGAACCTGCGCCTTCAGGGTGGTCGAGGTCCGCGTCGGAGCCTCGACGGCGGGATCGAATCCCTTCAGTGCCGTCTCATCCACCTGCGCGCCCTGGACGTTCATGGGGACGTCGATCCACACCGGTCCCGGCCGCCCCGACTGGGCCAAGTGAATGGCCCGCTCCAAGTGGTAGCGGATCGTGGCGGGATCGGTCACCAGGACCGCGTACTTGGTGATGGGTTCGACGATCCGGACGATGTCCACTTCCTGGTCGCCGAGCTGGCGCAGCTCCGGGTCGCCCTGGCAGGCCACCAGTGTCTCGGTGCGGACCTGTCCCGAGATGACGATCATCGAGATGGAGTCGGTCCAGGCGCCGTGGATGCCCGTGAGCGTGTTCAGCCCCCCCGGTCCCGTCGTGACGTTCACGGCCGCCATGCGCCCCGACAGCCGGGCGTAGCTTTCGGCGGCGATGGCGCAGGCCTGCTCGTGATGGCAGGCCACGTAGCGCATTCCTTCGCAGCGCCCGAAGGCGTCGTTGAGGTGCATGGCCCCGCCGCCGGTGACGAGGAACACGTCGCGGATCCCGTGGGCGGCGAGGGTCTGGGCGATGTAGTCGGCGACGCGGATCATGGGGCCTCCAGGGAGGGAAAGGGAGCGGGCGTCGGGGAGCGGAACTGCCGGTGCCAGGCCAGCGTGCGGGCCACGGCTTCTTCAAGGGTCACGCGGGGACGGAGGTCCAGCTCGCCGGCCATCCGGATCACGGCGGGCACATAGCGGGCGGGCGGCGCCCCGGCCACGGGGACCCGCTCAACCTCCACCGGCAGGCCGGCGGCGGCCCCCACGGTGCGGGCGAGTTCGAGGATGCTGACGCCCCGGTCGCTGCCCACGTGGTAGGCGCCGGATTCCCCCTGGATCAGGAGCGCCCACAGCCAGGCTGCCATCTCCGATGCGTAGAGGTAGGAGCGGAACGGCGTCCCGTCGCCTCCGACGCGGATGGGCCGTCCTTCCAGCGCGTCGCGGATGAAGTTGCCGAAGGCGAAGTGCTGGTCCAGCGGCAGGTGCGGCCCGGCGAAGGCGAAGCAGCGGGCCACGGGGCAGGGGAAGCCGAGGTCCGCGCAGGCGCTTCGGATCAGGCGCTCCGCCTCCCGCTTGCCCTGCGCGTACGCCTGGCCCGGATCATCCGTGTCGGGGGCGAGGGGGAAATCCTCCGGGAAGTGCGTGAGCTCAGGGGGCTGGGGGCCGTAGACGGCGCCGCTGCTGAGGAACAGCACGCGCAATCCGGTCTGGCCTTGCATGGCCTCCATGACGCGCCGGGCGCCGCTGCTGATCGTCTGCCGCATGGCGCGGGGATCTGCGGCGTAGTGGCGGGCGTCGGAGGAGGCCGCGCCGTGGAGCAGATGGGTGAATGGACCCCGCACGGAGGGAAATGAGCAGACGTCTCCCGCGTGGAGTTTCAGCCAGCGGGCCCCTTCGAGGTGGGGCATCGCCTCCAGAAAAGCCCGGGGATTGCGGCTCAGGACGACGGCCTCCACCCCCAGTCCGAAGGTCCGGTCGGCGCGGTCCATTACGTCCAGCAGCCACTTGCCGAAGAAGCCCGTGCCGCCGGTGATGAACAGCCTCGCTCCGCGCAGGCGCTCCCATCCCTGCACCCAGTCCACGGCTTCCCGCAGGTCCGCCTCCGGAAGGGGCGCGCCCATCAGGGGGATCCCAGGCCCGCTTCCAGGGCCGAGGCGATGTGGTCCAGCATCGGAGGGGTGAGGCCGGGGAACACGCCCACCCAGAACGTGCGGTTCATGATCGCGTCGCAGCCGTCGAGGGGTCCCGCCACGCGGTGGGGCACGCCTTTGAAGGCGGGCTGCCGCAGAAGGTTGCCGCCGAAGAGCAGGCGGGTGCCGATCTTCCGGGATTCCAAATACTGGATCAGGCGGTTGCGCGATACCGGCGCGTCCTCCCGCAGCGTGAGGGGAAAGCCGAACCAGCTGGGGTTCGCGTCCGGCAGGCTCTCGGGGAGCATCAGAAAGGATTCCAGGTGGGCGAGCCGGGCGCGCAGGCCGCGGAAGTTCTCCCGGCGGCGGGCGATGAACCCCTCCAGCTTGTCGAGCTGGCTGAGGCCCACGGCAGCCTGCATGTCGGTGAGCTTCAGGTTGTAGCCCAGGTGGCTGTACGTGTACTTGTGGTCGTACCCCGCGGGCAGGTCGCCGAGCTGCCACTCGAAGCGGCGGCGGCAGGTGTTGTCCACGCCGGGTTCGCACCAGCAGTCGCGGCCCCAGTCCCGCAGGGATTCGACGATCTTCTTCAGGGCGGAATCGCGGGTCAGGACGGCGCCGCCCTCTCCCATCGTGAGGTGGTGGGCCGGGTAGAAGCTGACGGTGGCGAGGTGCCCGAAGGTGCCCACCTTGCGGTCGCCGAATTCGGCGCCCACCGCATCGCAGCAGTCCTCCACCACCCAGAGATCATGCTTCTTCGCCAGCGCCATCACCGCGTCCAGGTCGAAGGGATTGCCCAGGGCATGGGCCAGGATGATGGCCCGGGTGCGGGGTCCGACGGCTTCCTCCAAGCGGCTTGGATCGGCGTTGCAGGTGGGCAGGTGGGCGTCCACGAACACGGGGACCAGGCCGTTCTGCAGGATGGGCGTGACCGTGGTGGGGAAGCCCGCCGCGCAGGTGAGCACTTCGTCCCCCGGCACCAGGCGCCGGTCCCCCAACTGGGGCGAGGTGAGGGCGGAGATGGCCAGCAGGTTGGCGCTGGAGCCCGAATTGACCAGCAGGCAGTGGTCCAGGCCCCACCAGACGGCGAAGCGGCGCTCGAATTCCCGGGCGAACCGGCCCGTGGTGAGCCAGAAGTCCAGCGAGGCGTCCACCAGGTTGCGGACGTCGGCCCCGTCGAACACCTTTCCACTGACGGGAACCGGGGTCACGCCGGGCACGAACGGACGCTCCTGCCACCGCTCCGTCGCGTAGGCGGAGACCAATTCCAGGATCTGGGCACGCAGCGCATCGGCGCTCATGGGCGAGCGCCCAGGAAGTCCCGGTACCAGGGGATGGTCCGCGCGAGTCCCGCTTCGAGATCGTGGGCCGGTCGCCACTGGAGGCGCGTGCGGGCCTTTTCGCTGTTCAGGTACTGGTCCTGGATCTCGGCCTTGCCCCCGCCCTGGATCACGGGCTGGAGGTCGGAGCGCCCCATGGCGCGGAGGACGGCCGCGGTCATGTCGAGGACGCTCAGGCGGCTTTCGGGGCTGAAGTTGAAGGCCTCTCCCCGGATGCCTTCCTCGCGGCTCCGCAGCGCGAGCTGCAGGTAGGCGTCCACCACGTCGTCCACGAAGATATAGTCGCGGAGGTTGGTGCCGTTCGAGCGGAGCATAGGCGCCCGCTCCTCCAGGACCGCGCGGATGGTGCCCGGAACGATGCGGCTCCAGTTGAGGTCGCCCCCGCCGTAGATGTTTCCGCAGCGGGCGATGGTCACCGGCAGGCCGTAGGTGTGGGCGTAGGTGTGGGCGATGAGGTCCGTGCAGCTCTTGGAGACGTCGTAGGGGTGGCGCCCCTTGAGCGGCATCTCCTCGACGTAGGGCAGCAGGTCGGAGTCGCCGTAGGCCTTGTCGCTGGACGCCACGACCACGGACTTCACCAGTGCGGAGTGGACGCGGCAGGCCTCCAGGAGGTTGTAGGTGCCCCGAATGTTCGATTCGAACGTGAGGAGCGGACTCCGCAGGGCGACGCCGACGATGGCCTGGGCGCCCAGATGGATGACTGTCTCCACCTCATGCTCGCTGACGGCCCGCTCCACGGCGGCGTAGTCCTCCAGCGCCCCCTGAACCACGCGGCAGGCGCCGATGGTTCCCGCTCGGACCAGTTCGCTCCGCGGATCCCAATCCCGCACGAAGGCAACCACGTCGGCCCCCTCCGCGACCAGGCGCGCGCAGAGGGAGGCGCCGACCACGCCCGTGGCGCCGGTGACAAGAACGGAGGTTCCCCGCCAGCTCATGGCCACACCTTCCAGGGCGCGCGGCCCGATTCCCACAGCGTTTCGAGGAGGTGCTTCTCGCGCAGGGTGTCCATGGGCTGCCAGAACCCTTCGTGGCGGAAGGCGTGGAGCTGGCCGTCCCGGGCGAGCTTCTCGAGGGGATCCAGTTCCCACAGGGTGGCGTCGCCGGAGATGTAGTCGAGAACGCGGCGGTCCAGGACGAAGAACCCCCCGTTGATCCATCCTTCCCCGGTCTGCGGCTTTTCGTCGAACCGGACCACCTCATCGCCCTCCAGCGAGAGTCCGCCGAAGCGGGCGGGGGGGCGGACGGCGGTGATGGTGGCCAGTTTCCCGTGCCGCTTGTGGAAGGCGTACAGCGCCTGTAGGTCGACGTTCCCGAGCCCGTCGCCGTAGGTCATGAAGAAGGTGTCGTCTTCCCCTAGCCACGCCTCGAGCCGCTTGATCCGACCCCCCGTCTGCGTCTGCGCGCCGGTGTCCACCAGGTGCACCACCCAGGGCACGGGAGCGCCGGGCTGGGAGGTGTGGCGGCCCGTTGTGAGATCCACCGTGAGGTTCGCGTTGAGGGCGTGGAAATTCAGGAAGTATTCCTTGATCGCTTCGCCCTTGTAGCCCAGGGCCACGACGAACTCCGCGAACCCGTGCGCGGCGTAGATGTTCATCAGGTGCCAGAGGATGGGCTTCCCACCGATCTCCACCATGGGCTTGGGCCGGATCGCCGTTTCCTCGGCGAGCCTGGTGCCCATGCCGCCGGCGAGGATGAGGGTCTTCACGAAACCTCCGGAACGTGGGGGGAGTCTATCACTTCGGCGCGGCGGGCTCGCGAGGGGGGCGGGCCAGAGCGAGGGTTCCCAGGGTTGTGAGGGTCGCGACGTGGACCACTTCCCCCACCAGGCTCACGGACAGCGCCTCGGCCGGTCCGAATCCGAAGGGGGTCAGGGCGAGGATCACGGCCGCCTGGTGGGATCCCAGCCCGCCGGGCAGGAGGGGGAGGGCGAAGGCCAGCATGACGAAGAGGGCCACGCGCAGAGGGGCGGCGAAGGGCAGGCCGGCGCCGGCGGGAAAGGCGAGAAGGCAACACCAGGCGGACAGGACGTCCACGAAGAAGATCGCCGCCTGCAGCAGTCCGAGTCGGGGCAGCAGGGAGACGTTCCTCAGCGCCGCGGCCTGGTCGTGGATCTCTTCGAAGCGGTCGAGCCAGATGCGCCGACGGGGCTTTCCGGCAGCCCACTGCCTCAGACGCCCGCGCAAGGCGCGACCTGAAATCGCGAGAAAACCCGCCAGAGCCAGGAGGCCCGCGATTCCGAGGGCCAGGGGGACGGTGCCGGGCCTTCCCGTCCATCCGTGACCGGCCACGGCGCCCAGGAGGGCGAGAAGGAGGGCGATGTCGAACATCCGGTCCACGGCCAGGGCCGTTCCCACGCGGGTCAGGGGCAGGCCGAACCGGTGCCGGAGGGCCGCGGCTTTCACGAGCTCTCCGCCCCCCAAAGGCAGGAACAGGCTGGCGAAATAGCCCAGGGACACGCAGCGCCAAGTTCCGGGGAAGGAAAGGCCCTTCCCCAGGACGGCCGAGAGTCGCCAGGCCCGGCAACCCATGCTGATCGCGGTCAGCGCCCCCGCAAGCAGCAGCCAGGGCCAGGCGAGGCCATGAAGGGCCGCCCGCACCTGGCTCCAGGACACCCGGGCGCCGACCCCGACGAGGAGAACGAGTCCCCCCGCCGCCAGGAACCAGGAGCGCCGGGCTTTCCACAGTCCCGCAGGTCCTTCAATCCTGGTCAAAATGTTCAATTCCCGCCCAGCGCTTCCATCAACTCGGCCGCGCCCCGGTGCTTGGGATCGAGTTTGAGGGCTTCGTGTGCAGCGGCGCGGGCTTCGTCCTTGCGGCCGAGGTCGCGGAGGATCTGGCCCTTGCGCCACCAGGCGCCGGGATAGCCGGCGGAGCCGCCTTCCAGGGGCTCCCGCAGGACCTGCTCCAGGGCGGCGAGGCCTTCGGGGCGATGTAGGCCACTGCTCGCGGCGACCTTGCCCAGCTGAAGCCGCAGGAGGCTGGGGGCGTCCACCTGCCCCAACTGGTCCTGGGTGACCTTCCAGGCCATCTCCGGCTGGCCCCCGTGGAGGTAGGCGTCGCTGACGGCGGCGACCCCGTGACCGCGCCCGCGGATGCCGGGCAGCAGGCGGCCGGCTTCGGCCCGGAGGCGGGCGTTCTTCCCCGCCTCGCCGAGCGTTTTCTTGGCCGCGCGGCCGTCGAGGGCGTCCAGCCACTGCGCCACGACTTCCGGATCCTGGGGAGCCTGGGCGAGGGCGCGGCCGAAATAGGGCTCGGCCTCGCGCCACTTGTCCTCCTCCACGAGGATGAGGGCCTGGAGGAGATCCCCGCGGGCGGGCGCCACGCGGCGGAGGCGGTCGGCGCATTCCAGCGCGCGGCGGGTGGAACCCCCCAGCAGGCCGGGCAGCATTTCGTAGGCCAGGCCCAGGCTCGTCCAGGCGGGGGCCAGCCCGGGATCCGCGGCGGTGGCGGCGCGGAGGTCGTCCATGGCGCCCAGGGCGCCCCGCAGGCTCGACAGGTCGCGCTGCCGGATGGCTTCTCCCGCCCGGGCGAGGCCGCGGGCCAGAAGGGCATCCGCCAATCCAGACTGGAGCGCGAGGGCGCGGTCGGCGGCGGCGCGGGCCTCCGCGAACCGCAGGAGGCTGGAGAGCGCCTGGGACTTGGCGGCCCAGGCCGCGGCGTCGTTTCCGTTCTGTCCCAGCCGGCTCTCCGCTGCCGCCAGCACCTTGAGGTAGCGGCCCGCCTCCAGATCCGCGCGGAAGACGGGAGCGGAAGTCTGGGTGAGGAGAAGAAGCGCGGGAACAGGAGCAGCAAGCACGGGAACCCCCAGGCGTGAAGACAGGATGGAGAGGATCCGCGCTCCGTTCCAGCTCGCGGGGGGCCGAGGTCCCGCTCTTGACTCCGGGTATAGCGGGAAATGCGGAGTTGCGCTATGCTGCACGATTGTTTGCACACGACTCTGAAGGAGATCGCATGAGCGCCAAGGGCGGGCTGTTGGAGGGCAAGCGGGGTCTCATCGTCGGCGTGGCGAACAAGCGCTCCATCGCCTGGGGCATCGCCCAGAGGGCGGCGGAAGCGGGCGCCCAGCTCTGCTTGACCTACCAGAACGACCGGCTGGGAGAGAACGTCCGCGAACTGGCGGCGGAACTGGAAGACCCCCTGCTCCTGCCCATGGACGTGGGGAGCGACAGCCAGATCGTGATGGCCTTCGACGAGATCCGCCGGAAGTGGGGCAAGCTCGACTTCGTGGTGCACGCCGTCGCCTACGCGCCCCGTCAGGCGCTGGAAGGCCGCTTCGTGGAGACCAGCCGCGAGGACTTCCGCGTGGCCCACGACATCAGCGCCTACTCGCTCGCCGCCGTCAGCCACGCCGCCGCGCCCCTGATGCCGGAGGGCGGTGCCATCGTGACCCTCAGCTACCTGGGTTCCGAGCGGGTGGTGCCGGGCTACAACGTGATGGGCGTGGCCAAGGCCGCCCTGGAAGCCAGCGTGCGCTACCTGGCCGCCGACCTCGGTCCCCAGGGGATCCGGGTGAACGCCATTTCGGCGGGTCCGATCAAGACGCTGGCCGCGTCGGCCATTCCCGGCATCGGCAGCAAGCTCAAGCAGCACCGCTCCCACACGCCCCTCCAGCGGGACACGGACCAGCTGGAAGTGGGCGACGCGGGCGTGTTCCTGATGAGCGACATGGGTCGCGGCATCACCGGCCAGGTGCTCTACGTGGACGGCGGCTTTAACATCATGGCGGGGTAGGGCTTCACGCCTTCTGCAACCGCGCCAGAACCTCCATCACCTCCGCCACGTGGCCCTTCACGCTGACCTTGGGCCAGACGTGGCGGACGATCCCCTTGGGATCCACCAGGAAGGTGGAGCGGATGATGCCTTCCACTTCCTTCCCGTACATCAGCTTCTTCCCGAACGCGCCCAGCGGCTGCAGGAGCGCGCGTTCCGGATCGGAGAGCAGGCGGAAGGGGAGCTGCTGCTTGGCGATGAATGCCTGGTGGCTCTTGAGGCTGTCGCGGCTGATCCCGTAGACCTGGGCGCCGAGGGACTGCACCCGCGCCAGGTTGTCGCGGAAATCGCAGGCCTCGGTGGTGCAGCCCGGGGTGCTGTCCTTGGGATAGGCGTACAGGACGGTCCACCGCCCCTGGAGATCCTTGTCGGTGACGGTCGCTCCCTGATCGTCCTGGAGGGAGAAAGGGGGAAGCGGGGCGCCGGCTTGGATGGACATGCGGCCAGGGTAGCGGAGGCCTGGATGTGACCCAAGCCCTTCCGTCCGGGGAATGGA comes from the Geothrix sp. 21YS21S-4 genome and includes:
- a CDS encoding thiamine pyrophosphate-binding protein → MIRVADYIAQTLAAHGIRDVFLVTGGGAMHLNDAFGRCEGMRYVACHHEQACAIAAESYARLSGRMAAVNVTTGPGGLNTLTGIHGAWTDSISMIVISGQVRTETLVACQGDPELRQLGDQEVDIVRIVEPITKYAVLVTDPATIRYHLERAIHLAQSGRPGPVWIDVPMNVQGAQVDETALKGFDPAVEAPTRTSTTLKAQVQEVLQRLRAARRPVILPGTGVRIAGAYEAFRAVVDRLGIPVATAFNAHDLLPNSHPCYVGRPGTVGDRPGNFAVQNSDFLLVLGCRLNIRQISYNWDAFARAAFKVMVDVDPAELRKPTLRIDLPVEADLKAFLDALLEAAGNHDIPPAHRDFLAWCKARQARYPVVLPEYSAKEAPVNPYCFAEALFHQLPEGQTIVTGDGTACVTTFQAADLKEGQRLYSNSGCASMGYDLPAALGAAVAARHQPGSSQTVICMAGDGSIQMNLQELQTLATHRLPVAIFLYNNQGYHSIRQTQRAFFPDNIVGCGTESGLGFPDFQALCGAYAIPYFRVASHAEMAPAIAQTLAAAAQGPVLCEVMLDLDQGFAPKLSSRRLEDGRMVTSPLEDLAPFLSREELAENLLIAPWQA
- a CDS encoding NAD(P)-dependent oxidoreductase, whose product is MGAPLPEADLREAVDWVQGWERLRGARLFITGGTGFFGKWLLDVMDRADRTFGLGVEAVVLSRNPRAFLEAMPHLEGARWLKLHAGDVCSFPSVRGPFTHLLHGAASSDARHYAADPRAMRQTISSGARRVMEAMQGQTGLRVLFLSSGAVYGPQPPELTHFPEDFPLAPDTDDPGQAYAQGKREAERLIRSACADLGFPCPVARCFAFAGPHLPLDQHFAFGNFIRDALEGRPIRVGGDGTPFRSYLYASEMAAWLWALLIQGESGAYHVGSDRGVSILELARTVGAAAGLPVEVERVPVAGAPPARYVPAVIRMAGELDLRPRVTLEEAVARTLAWHRQFRSPTPAPFPSLEAP
- the rfbH gene encoding lipopolysaccharide biosynthesis protein RfbH, giving the protein MSADALRAQILELVSAYATERWQERPFVPGVTPVPVSGKVFDGADVRNLVDASLDFWLTTGRFAREFERRFAVWWGLDHCLLVNSGSSANLLAISALTSPQLGDRRLVPGDEVLTCAAGFPTTVTPILQNGLVPVFVDAHLPTCNADPSRLEEAVGPRTRAIILAHALGNPFDLDAVMALAKKHDLWVVEDCCDAVGAEFGDRKVGTFGHLATVSFYPAHHLTMGEGGAVLTRDSALKKIVESLRDWGRDCWCEPGVDNTCRRRFEWQLGDLPAGYDHKYTYSHLGYNLKLTDMQAAVGLSQLDKLEGFIARRRENFRGLRARLAHLESFLMLPESLPDANPSWFGFPLTLREDAPVSRNRLIQYLESRKIGTRLLFGGNLLRQPAFKGVPHRVAGPLDGCDAIMNRTFWVGVFPGLTPPMLDHIASALEAGLGSP
- a CDS encoding NAD-dependent epimerase/dehydratase family protein; amino-acid sequence: MSWRGTSVLVTGATGVVGASLCARLVAEGADVVAFVRDWDPRSELVRAGTIGACRVVQGALEDYAAVERAVSEHEVETVIHLGAQAIVGVALRSPLLTFESNIRGTYNLLEACRVHSALVKSVVVASSDKAYGDSDLLPYVEEMPLKGRHPYDVSKSCTDLIAHTYAHTYGLPVTIARCGNIYGGGDLNWSRIVPGTIRAVLEERAPMLRSNGTNLRDYIFVDDVVDAYLQLALRSREEGIRGEAFNFSPESRLSVLDMTAAVLRAMGRSDLQPVIQGGGKAEIQDQYLNSEKARTRLQWRPAHDLEAGLARTIPWYRDFLGARP
- the rfbF gene encoding glucose-1-phosphate cytidylyltransferase — encoded protein: MKTLILAGGMGTRLAEETAIRPKPMVEIGGKPILWHLMNIYAAHGFAEFVVALGYKGEAIKEYFLNFHALNANLTVDLTTGRHTSQPGAPVPWVVHLVDTGAQTQTGGRIKRLEAWLGEDDTFFMTYGDGLGNVDLQALYAFHKRHGKLATITAVRPPARFGGLSLEGDEVVRFDEKPQTGEGWINGGFFVLDRRVLDYISGDATLWELDPLEKLARDGQLHAFRHEGFWQPMDTLREKHLLETLWESGRAPWKVWP
- a CDS encoding lysylphosphatidylglycerol synthase transmembrane domain-containing protein, which translates into the protein MTRIEGPAGLWKARRSWFLAAGGLVLLVGVGARVSWSQVRAALHGLAWPWLLLAGALTAISMGCRAWRLSAVLGKGLSFPGTWRCVSLGYFASLFLPLGGGELVKAAALRHRFGLPLTRVGTALAVDRMFDIALLLALLGAVAGHGWTGRPGTVPLALGIAGLLALAGFLAISGRALRGRLRQWAAGKPRRRIWLDRFEEIHDQAAALRNVSLLPRLGLLQAAIFFVDVLSAWCCLLAFPAGAGLPFAAPLRVALFVMLAFALPLLPGGLGSHQAAVILALTPFGFGPAEALSVSLVGEVVHVATLTTLGTLALARPPREPAAPK
- a CDS encoding tetratricopeptide repeat protein — encoded protein: MLAAPVPALLLLTQTSAPVFRADLEAGRYLKVLAAAESRLGQNGNDAAAWAAKSQALSSLLRFAEARAAADRALALQSGLADALLARGLARAGEAIRQRDLSSLRGALGAMDDLRAATAADPGLAPAWTSLGLAYEMLPGLLGGSTRRALECADRLRRVAPARGDLLQALILVEEDKWREAEPYFGRALAQAPQDPEVVAQWLDALDGRAAKKTLGEAGKNARLRAEAGRLLPGIRGRGHGVAAVSDAYLHGGQPEMAWKVTQDQLGQVDAPSLLRLQLGKVAASSGLHRPEGLAALEQVLREPLEGGSAGYPGAWWRKGQILRDLGRKDEARAAAHEALKLDPKHRGAAELMEALGGN
- a CDS encoding enoyl-ACP reductase; this encodes MSAKGGLLEGKRGLIVGVANKRSIAWGIAQRAAEAGAQLCLTYQNDRLGENVRELAAELEDPLLLPMDVGSDSQIVMAFDEIRRKWGKLDFVVHAVAYAPRQALEGRFVETSREDFRVAHDISAYSLAAVSHAAAPLMPEGGAIVTLSYLGSERVVPGYNVMGVAKAALEASVRYLAADLGPQGIRVNAISAGPIKTLAASAIPGIGSKLKQHRSHTPLQRDTDQLEVGDAGVFLMSDMGRGITGQVLYVDGGFNIMAG
- a CDS encoding peroxiredoxin, with product MSIQAGAPLPPFSLQDDQGATVTDKDLQGRWTVLYAYPKDSTPGCTTEACDFRDNLARVQSLGAQVYGISRDSLKSHQAFIAKQQLPFRLLSDPERALLQPLGAFGKKLMYGKEVEGIIRSTFLVDPKGIVRHVWPKVSVKGHVAEVMEVLARLQKA